DNA from Polycladomyces zharkentensis:
TACGGTATGTTGGACCTCCCCCTCCAAGTTGGCCGCCACACCCCGTATCCTTTTCGCACCGGCGTAGATGCCGATCACGGTGAATGCATCGGCGTTAATCTTCAACATGATCGGCTTTCTGCCACCTGTCGATTCTCCCAATTCCGCCTCGATCACCAGATTGGACTCCAACAGTTCACCGACGATGTTGGTCACCGTGGGTGGCGTCAATTTGGTCATCTTGGCAATCTCCGCCCTGGAGATGGGACCGTGAAGCCGAATCATGTTCAGAATGGTTGACTTATTGAGCGTCTTCATCCACCGGAAACTTCCCACTTGAATCGTCCGCGACACGGCTGTGACTCCTTCCCAGCTCGTTAGGGTATCACCAAAATATCTGGCCGTTGGTAGACTTGTCCATCCCTCTCCATTATAATATACGGCCAATTTCCGGTGTGGGTGAGAAAGTGGTTCGCTTGTTCGTCCACCCATATCGTATCTTCCGATTTGATACCCGGCAATGAGGGATTCCAGGCAAACGCCTGATGCAGTTGCACGACCCCCTCGCTGTCCGGTGTCGCCAAAAACTCACGTGTCGCATACCCGGTCGGACCGCCCTGATGAAGATACCGCCAATCATCCGGGTGTCCCACCCGGCGATATGCCTCGATGCCCGCACGTAACACGTCTCGGATCGGGACTCCCGGGCGGGTGGCAAGATTCATGGTCAAATCGATCTCGGCCAGTTTCCTGCGGCGGTCAGACAACGTTTTCGGCAGGGGACCGAAGTGGACCAACCGCGTCACGTTGGCCACCAATCCCCATTTTTCCGCACAGAGCACCAACATGGCGTAGCGCCTGAGCGGTTTGGCGGTGGGGATGGGGTGACGGTAGCGGAACACGCGTTCATCTGTGGCCACCAGGATCACCTGGGGGAAAATGCCATGCGGCAAAATCTTCGCCGCCAAACGGGATTGAATCTCCCACTCGCTCATCCCCGGTCGAACTTCCCGGCAAGTCTCCTCAACAGCCATCGCCGCCTGCCGGCACAGCCATGCGTAGCGCCGGATTTCCTCTTTCTCCAGCACATAGGTCAACTGAAACAGCGCATCTCCTTTATAGACTGCGCTCTCGATCCCCAATGCATCCGGCCATACATCGGCCCCGATCGTTTTCCCTGCGCATAACCGACGGAGGGTGGGCAACACTCCCTCGGTCCATTCCGGGGCGATCATCTCAAATCCCAGGCCCGTCAACTCCTCCTCTGCGATCCGATCGGATTCCATCCGTGTCGTCACACAGATCGCTCGATCGGGGAAAATCAGCAGATCGGCAACCCCTTCTTCCGTCGTCCAGACGATATGATTGCACCGTCCCATGGTCAGCCATGCAAAACTGCGCCGTTTTCGCAACAGGATGCCATCCAGCCCGTTATGTGCCGCCCATCTGCGAAGTCGGTCGAGACGCTCTCGCACGATGGTGGACGTCTCCGTATCCACCGCCCTTGTCATCCGCGAATCTCCTCTTTTCTGTATCCGTTCGGATGGGATCGGTGCCAAGCCCATGCCGTGGCGATCATCGTGTCCAAATCCTCGTATTGCGGTCGCCATCCCAGCTCTTCCCGCGCCTTATGGGAAGATGCGATCAACACGGCCGGATCTCCCGCGCGTCGCGCAGCCATACGGGCGGGAATGGGGTGTCCCGTAATCTCCCGTGCGCGTTCCACCACCTGTTTCACGGAGAAACCGGTTCCACTGCCCAGATTGTAGATACCGCTTTTTCCCGTATCCCGCAATCTCTTCAGTGCCAACCGGTGCGCCTGCGCCAAATCCATCACATGTACGTAATCCCGGATGCAGGTCCCGTCTTCGGTCGGATAATCATCGCCAAAAATGGACAATGCCTCCCGTTGACCGAGGGCCACTTGCAGCACAATCGGAATCAAGTGGGTTTCCGGGTCATGATCCTCGCCGATGTGACCGTCCGGATGCGCACCTGCCGCGTTGAAATACCGCAGGGACACAAAACGCAATCCGTAAGCCTGTTCACACCATCCCATCATCTTTTCGATGGCCAGTTTGGTTTCGCCGTAAGCATTGGTCGGTTCGGTCGGGTCCGTCTCCTGAATGGGGATTTGTCTGGGTTCACCGTACGTGGCGGCCGTCGACGAAAAGACGATGCGCTTCACCCCGTGTTCGATCATTTTGGTCAACAGGATTTGTGCCGCCGCCACATTGTTGTCGTAGTAGGCCAACGGATCTTTCATCGAATCGCCGACCAGGGAGTATGCGGCGAAATGAACCACCGCTTCCACGTCGTACCGGCGGAATATCCGGTCCAACAAATCGCGGTCGCGTACATCGCCGTGGATAAACGTCGGCGCCAGCACCGCTTCCCGATGCCCTTTTTCCAGATTGTCCAGCACGATCACTTCTTCGCCGTGGTCCAACAGTTCACTTACCGTGTGACTGCCGATATAACCGGCGCCGCCTGTCACGAGAATCGCCATGATGTAAAAACCTCCTCGCTCACTTCATGTGCACCGTTACCGATCTCCGCCGTATAAAAAGCGGGCGTCAATCCCGTCTGCCTTTCATACTGTTTTCCGACTTCCTCCTGAAATGTCTTTACCGCATCCCGGTGCACCAAACTAACCGTGCATCCACCGAAACCCGCTCCCGTCATGCGCGTGCCGATGCATCCATCCACCTGTCGGGCCGCATCAAACAGCGCATCCAGTTCTTTCCCGGTCACTTCGTACAAATCGCGCAAGGATTCATGCGATTGCATCATCAGTCGGCCAAACGCGATCAAATCCCCTTGCTCCAACGCTTCCACGGATGCATGGACACGGGCGTTTTCCTCCACCACATGCGTCAGCCGCTTCCGCAGCGTTAGATCGGACACCCGTTCCCGCACCCGTTGCCACATGCCCACATCCACCTCCCCCAGACAAGCGGCGTTGTCCAACCAGGGACGGATTTGCCGAAACCCTTCTTCGCACTCTGCCCGTCGTTCGTTGTATTTGGAATCGGCCAGTTCACGCGGTTTGTTGGTATGGGTGATGACCAACCGATAATCGCCCAATTCCATCGGTGCGTACCGGTACCGCAAGGTGTCACAATGCAGCAGGATGGCGTGATCTTTTCGTCCCATGCCGGAGGCGAATTGATCCATGATCCCGCATTGGACACCGATGAAACGGTTTTCCGCATGTTGCGCCATTTTGACCAGCTCCACCATCGGCCAGTCCGTTCCGGCCAACGCTTGACAAGCCACCGCTGTGGCCATCTCGATGGAAGCCGAGGAGGACAGTCCCGATCCCATCGGAATATTGCCGTGAAATAGCATGTCTGCTCCATCCATTTCGGCACCCTGCTCCAAAAACTGGCGGATGATTCCTTTGGGATAATTGGCCCAACCGTCTTCCGAACGGTATCGGATCTCATCCACCCGGCAGTGGACTTCCCGTTCCATTTGGCGTGATGCGAATCGAAACCAACCATCTCTGCGCGGACGAACCATTACCCATGTGCCGAACGTCAGCGCCGCCGGAAAAACGTAACCACCCGTGTAATCGGTATGTTCTCCGATCAGATTCACTCTTCCCGGCGCAAAAAAGACGCGAACCTCATCTCCATCGCCAAACCGCCGTTCAAACTCGCTGAACCAATTTTCACCCGCCATTTAAGCACTCCGCCCCTCCTTTTTCAGATACCGGCGGTACGCTTCCCTCATCTGCTCCGCCGTTTGTTCGACCGCGTGGGGGTTGCAGGCCGCCCATGCTCCCATTTCCGAAGAAGCATAATATTTCAGTTTATTACGGTCGCGCAACGGTGGATAAAATTCGATGTGAAAATGATAGTACGCTTCCACATCGTCCCCGTTGACCGGACGTTGATGCAGCACCATCATGTAGGGGAACAACCGGTTGAACAGTGTATCCATCGTACCGGTCATGTGTTTGAGCATCTCGGCCAAATCCCGCTTCTCCTTCCGCGTGAAATCCGGCAAGGCGGTTTTGTGATTTTTGCTCACGATAAACAGTCCGTAAGGGAAGTCGGTGAAAAAGGGAAGATACGCCAGAAACGAATCATTCTCGGTGATCACCCGTTGACCAAACGCCTTTTCCTCCCGGTTCATATCGCAAATCAGGCAACGTCCGGTCCGCTCGTGATGTTTTCGGCAATTGACCAATTCCGTTCGGATTTTGAGCGGCATTTGCGAATATGCATAAATTTGACCGTGCGGGTGGGGCATGGTCACACCACATTCTTCACCGCGGTTTTCAAAGATCAGCACATACTGGTGCGCAGGGTCCTTACCCAATTCGACGAACCGCTCCGTCCACAGATCAACCAGCTTTTCGATATGATCCACCGACAGCTGGGGCAAAGTGATCGTATGTTCCGGTGAATATAGAATCACTTCGCATTTGCCGCGGGCTTTTCTCGTTTGGTAGAGCGTCGAGCCGACCGGGTCCGGCTCCGGCGGATCGGGCATCAATGCCGGAAAATCGTTGTCGTAGGCATATACATCGTAATCATCGGGCACTTTCCCCGACCCCGGACAAAAAGGACAAAAGTCCTTGGGCATGGTCGGCCTGTGCGAACGATTGCTGGCGACCATGGTCCAATCATCCAACAGCGGATTGTAACGGAGTTCCACCTGACTTGCTCCCTTCTAATTTAAATTAATTAATTATGTATCTTTATGATAAAGCGCTTTCTTTCATTTGTAAAGCAGATTTTTTTGACAATAGCGAAAGAAAAAACGTCCTCTCATCGTTGATGATGAATGGACGTTGAGACGATAGCGGGTTATCCTCAGATATGCCATCATCGCCATCGGTGATAGCAGGGAAAACGACAGAACCTCATCAGACGGTCAGACGATGGTAGCGGTGTTGGTTGAACGCTTTTACTTTTCTTTGTCATTTTGACAAATGACCATATCTCCCCATCGTTTCACTTTCGTATTGTTGATAGGTGATGGTCTTTTCTTTTGACACTCCACACGGCTAAAGCCGTGGGATTCTTGAGTGGTTAGCGCCCTCAATCCATTTCTGTTTCGGGCAACCCTCAAGCTAGGGGGTGTGTCATCACCCCGTCCCATATGGTTCTGCGCCACCGGGCACATGTACCCACATGGGCGGCGTACCTGTTACCAGTACGCTAGTTCTTTTTGCCTCACTCTCATGGTTTTACCCAGTGGGAGAGATTTGTTCGCCACTGGAACCTCATACCATGACGTACACAGGAACATGCCCACTACCAGTGGATGAGCACCGCTCATACGTTCGATTATACAACAAATTGGTTGCTCTTACCATCCCCAAAAGGGGATACCGAGCAACGCCGCCTTTCATCCCACGATTCAAATACCCCTAGGGTACTTCCTATGGTCGCCGTGGGCTTTCAGACGGCTTTTTCTGTAATCGTCCTTGTTGGCCACTTCAGTCTGATTTTTCGGTATCCTGTCTTTCAACATCTTTTAACTCCCATCGTCCCAATGATCCATCCGTCCTTAGAGTGCGACTGGTGTTGTCCACTGTGCTTTCCCAACTCGCTCCACCTGCGCCCTGCAGGGATGCAGATGATGACCGCTCCGACCCGGTCAGCGCAGGTCGCGGGCAAAGCACGCTTCGCTTTGCGGAAATTGCCCGCGATTTCAATCCTGCGCTTCCCGAGTCTTCGCTCAGTCAGGGCTTGGTCAGTCGCTCGTCCGGGAAAACATTGCTCCCTTACGGAATGACCAGACACGCCCTAGTATCCTACAAAAAGAAATGACTTTACTCGAAACGGCTGACAAAGAAGAACGGGTCCGAATTTCCCGTCGCGCGTCTCTTACCGGCGCACGGCGCAAAGACGGGTAAATCGGAACCCGCAGTGTTGTCTTGGAGGAGCGCCTTCCCCGGCGGTATGGTTATCCGTTCAGCCGTTTCAACAGGCGTTCCCGTTCTGATTCGAAACCGGGTTTGCCCAAAAGCGCAAACATATTTTTCTTGTACGCTTCCACGCCGGGTTGGTCAAACGGATTGACGCCGAGCAGATAACCGCTGATGCCGCACGCTTTTTCGAAGAAATAGACCAATTGGCCGAAATAATACGGGGAGACTTCCGGCACTTCCACCACCAGATTGGGCACTCCGCCGTCAGTGTGAGCCAAAAGCGTTCCTTCCATCGCTTTTTTGTTCACAAAGTCCATCGTTTGACCGGCCAAGTAGTTCAATCCGTCCAGGTTGTCCTCGTCGGACTGGATGGTCAAATCCACCCGGGGTTGATCGATTCGGATCACGGTCTCAAAGATGTTGCGCAACCCTTCCTGGATGTATTGTCCCATCGAATGCAAATCGGTGGTAAAGTCGACAGCGGCCGGGAAAATGCCTTTCTGGTCTTTCCCCTCACTCTCGCCGTACAATTGCTTCCACCATTCTGCAAAATAATGGAAGGACGGCTCATAGTTGACCAAAAGCTCCGTCGTTTTCCCTTTTCGATAAAGTGCGTTGCGAACCGCCGCATACTGGTAGCTCGGGTTTTCCGCCAGCACGGGGTTGCGGTACGCTTCCGCTGCGTCGCGGGCTCCGGCCATCATCGCTTCGATGTCCACTCCGCTCACAGCGATCGGCAGCAGCCCCACCGCCGTCAAAACGGAGTAACGCCCGCCGACATCATCCGGGATGACAAACGTCTCATATCCTTCGGCATCGGCCAGTTGTTTCAGGGCACCTTTGGCCCGGTCGGTGGTGGCGTAAATGCGCCGACGTGCTTCTTCTTTTCCGTAGCGCTTTTCCATGTATTCACGGAAGAACCGGAATGCAATGGCAGGTTCCGTCGTCGTGCCCGATTTGGAAATCACGTTGACGCTGATATCCTTGCCTTCCAACAGCTCCAGCAAGTGAGCGGTGTACGTGGAACTGATGTGGTGACCGACGAAATAGATTTCAGGCGTTTTCCGTTTGTCCTTCGGTAATTGGTTGTAAAAGCTGTGGGTCAACATTTCGATGGCGGCACGCGCACCCAGATACGATCCGCCGATCCCGATCACGACCAACGCATCCGAGTCGGACTGGATCTTTTTTGCAGCGGCCTGAATCCGGGCAAATTCGTCCCGGTCATAATCGAAGGGAAGATTTACCCATCCAAGAAAATCGTTGCCCGCCCCCGTTCCGTTATGCAGAAGCTCATGCGCCGTCCGCACGGCCGGCTCCATCTGGGCAATCTCATGCTCTCCAACAAACGTCAATGCCTTCGAATAGTCGAACGTCAATCGTTTGGTCATTGCGCATCCCCCCGTTATCTTTCTTTTAAGGAACAAATGAGCACCGCTACAACGCTTGATTATACTACAAATCTGTTGTTGTCCAAAAGAAACGCCCGGCAACACCCATTTTCATCCCGGAAAAACTGCTTGGGACGAGGTGATGACACACCCCTGAACTTGGGCGTTATCCAAAGCGGAAACGGACCGTGGACGCTAACGACCCAAGAATCCCACGTCTTCAGATGTGTGGAGTGTCAGCATATCTTCACCAAACGACCTCACAAATGTGAAAAGCCCGGAAGGATGCCTCAAGCTTCCTCCGGGCTGTGACATGTCTGATCAATATTGGATGCGCGCCCTGCAAGAAGGTAAGCAACACCGCTCCGAACCGGTGTTGCAGGCCACGGGCAAAGATGCTTTTCATGGAATGACCGACACGTCCGAATGGGTTGTGGCAAATCTCTCAAAGGGAAGCGTCCGACACCAACCATTTTCCTTCAAACACCACTTCCGCCGGTCCGGTCATGTACACATGACCGTCCGTTTCGCTCCACTCTATTTCCAAATCGCCCCCCCACAGGTGGACGATCACATGGCGACCGGTCCGGCCCGTTAACACCGACGCCACCACAGATGCACAAGCCCCACTGCCGCATGCCATGGTTTGGCCGGCACCGCGTTCCCAGACCCGCATGTCCAGCTCCCTGTCGGATCGGACAGCAATGAATTCCACATTGGTTTTTTTGGGAAAGAACGGGTGTACCTCGATCTTGGGACCCCACTCTTCCACCGGAAAACCGACGGCATCGTCCACGAAAATAACGGCGTGCGGATTGCCCATGGAAACAGCGGTAAAGGCGAATCGCCGTCCGTCTACTTCCAGCGGTTCTTCCACCACACGGTCTTTGCGGATCGAAACAGGAATTTGTTCACCTCGCAACACGGGAACGCCCATATCCACCTTCAC
Protein-coding regions in this window:
- a CDS encoding glucose-6-phosphate isomerase → MTKRLTFDYSKALTFVGEHEIAQMEPAVRTAHELLHNGTGAGNDFLGWVNLPFDYDRDEFARIQAAAKKIQSDSDALVVIGIGGSYLGARAAIEMLTHSFYNQLPKDKRKTPEIYFVGHHISSTYTAHLLELLEGKDISVNVISKSGTTTEPAIAFRFFREYMEKRYGKEEARRRIYATTDRAKGALKQLADAEGYETFVIPDDVGGRYSVLTAVGLLPIAVSGVDIEAMMAGARDAAEAYRNPVLAENPSYQYAAVRNALYRKGKTTELLVNYEPSFHYFAEWWKQLYGESEGKDQKGIFPAAVDFTTDLHSMGQYIQEGLRNIFETVIRIDQPRVDLTIQSDEDNLDGLNYLAGQTMDFVNKKAMEGTLLAHTDGGVPNLVVEVPEVSPYYFGQLVYFFEKACGISGYLLGVNPFDQPGVEAYKKNMFALLGKPGFESERERLLKRLNG
- the galE gene encoding UDP-glucose 4-epimerase GalE; this translates as MAILVTGGAGYIGSHTVSELLDHGEEVIVLDNLEKGHREAVLAPTFIHGDVRDRDLLDRIFRRYDVEAVVHFAAYSLVGDSMKDPLAYYDNNVAAAQILLTKMIEHGVKRIVFSSTAATYGEPRQIPIQETDPTEPTNAYGETKLAIEKMMGWCEQAYGLRFVSLRYFNAAGAHPDGHIGEDHDPETHLIPIVLQVALGQREALSIFGDDYPTEDGTCIRDYVHVMDLAQAHRLALKRLRDTGKSGIYNLGSGTGFSVKQVVERAREITGHPIPARMAARRAGDPAVLIASSHKAREELGWRPQYEDLDTMIATAWAWHRSHPNGYRKEEIRG
- the dapF gene encoding diaminopimelate epimerase, translating into MKFTKMHGLGNDFVVVYQKEPLKESPTDLARAVCDRHRGVGADGLVYILPSERADFRMRIFNADGSEAEQCGNAVRCVAKYYYECVSGVKKELTVETGAGIQRVWLDVVDNRVDRVKVDMGVPVLRGEQIPVSIRKDRVVEEPLEVDGRRFAFTAVSMGNPHAVIFVDDAVGFPVEEWGPKIEVHPFFPKKTNVEFIAVRSDRELDMRVWERGAGQTMACGSGACASVVASVLTGRTGRHVIVHLWGGDLEIEWSETDGHVYMTGPAEVVFEGKWLVSDASL
- a CDS encoding M24 family metallopeptidase, which encodes MTRAVDTETSTIVRERLDRLRRWAAHNGLDGILLRKRRSFAWLTMGRCNHIVWTTEEGVADLLIFPDRAICVTTRMESDRIAEEELTGLGFEMIAPEWTEGVLPTLRRLCAGKTIGADVWPDALGIESAVYKGDALFQLTYVLEKEEIRRYAWLCRQAAMAVEETCREVRPGMSEWEIQSRLAAKILPHGIFPQVILVATDERVFRYRHPIPTAKPLRRYAMLVLCAEKWGLVANVTRLVHFGPLPKTLSDRRRKLAEIDLTMNLATRPGVPIRDVLRAGIEAYRRVGHPDDWRYLHQGGPTGYATREFLATPDSEGVVQLHQAFAWNPSLPGIKSEDTIWVDEQANHFLTHTGNWPYIIMERDGQVYQRPDILVIP
- the galT gene encoding galactose-1-phosphate uridylyltransferase; its protein translation is MELRYNPLLDDWTMVASNRSHRPTMPKDFCPFCPGSGKVPDDYDVYAYDNDFPALMPDPPEPDPVGSTLYQTRKARGKCEVILYSPEHTITLPQLSVDHIEKLVDLWTERFVELGKDPAHQYVLIFENRGEECGVTMPHPHGQIYAYSQMPLKIRTELVNCRKHHERTGRCLICDMNREEKAFGQRVITENDSFLAYLPFFTDFPYGLFIVSKNHKTALPDFTRKEKRDLAEMLKHMTGTMDTLFNRLFPYMMVLHQRPVNGDDVEAYYHFHIEFYPPLRDRNKLKYYASSEMGAWAACNPHAVEQTAEQMREAYRRYLKKEGRSA
- a CDS encoding galactokinase translates to MAGENWFSEFERRFGDGDEVRVFFAPGRVNLIGEHTDYTGGYVFPAALTFGTWVMVRPRRDGWFRFASRQMEREVHCRVDEIRYRSEDGWANYPKGIIRQFLEQGAEMDGADMLFHGNIPMGSGLSSSASIEMATAVACQALAGTDWPMVELVKMAQHAENRFIGVQCGIMDQFASGMGRKDHAILLHCDTLRYRYAPMELGDYRLVITHTNKPRELADSKYNERRAECEEGFRQIRPWLDNAACLGEVDVGMWQRVRERVSDLTLRKRLTHVVEENARVHASVEALEQGDLIAFGRLMMQSHESLRDLYEVTGKELDALFDAARQVDGCIGTRMTGAGFGGCTVSLVHRDAVKTFQEEVGKQYERQTGLTPAFYTAEIGNGAHEVSEEVFTSWRFS